Genomic DNA from Haloplanus sp. HW8-1:
TGGCAGAGTCAATTCGTGTCCGACCGCTATCCTGTACTACTTTGCGGATATCGTACTCGTAAGCGACGCACTCATCACCTAGTATCGGTGACACAAAAGCATCGTCAGGCTGGGCTGGACGAACGCGACCCTGGATTTGAACCAATTCACTGGCTCCGATAGCCTCATTGATTGGCATTGAATCCGTGGCTACTATACCCCACCAATCTTTTATCGCTTTGACCCCGCTGGTCGTCGCATACAATGCTGCCCAAGCCGCTACGGTTCCAGCCAACAACTTAGCCAAAAATTCATCAACAGTCAGTACAGCCTCCCCAGACAACGATATAAACGCAAGCAAACGCCCCACAAACATATTCCATGCTTCTGTACCCAGCCAAATGGACATATCGATTGGGCACTTATCGGATTGTCACCCGTTCTAATCGCTGACTGAACAGCGAGCAATATTCCTCGGACACCGATGCGAACACCTGCAGTGCGAGTACTCAGAATCCTGAGTCGAGTGATTACTAACTAACTTTTCCGTGTCAGTTGCGACGGTGCTGACAGGGAACATATGAATTTGTTGCCCTCATGTGAGATACCACAACCGGGGGACACAGTTTTCTTTCTGCTGGAAGCCGTATGCGCCCCGTAGAAGATGGGTCAGAAGTCCTCCAGTATCGAACTTGCCGACACGCTATCTGATTTGATGAGCGGTGTGGCCGGGTGGCTCCTTATCGGACTCGGTATCATCGCGTTTCTGGCCGGTACCGGTGGAATCATTCAGACGGCAGGGACAGCCGAGGTAATCGTGCCGCTCCTGCTCGTTGGGTTCGCCGTCCTGTGTATCATTTCAGGAGCATTCGTCAACCCACGTTTTCGCCATCGGCTGGACCGACGTCACGAGCTTTCTCGGTTCGGGGCGGTCAGAACTGTCGAGCATCGGACTCGGTCGGCGACCGAGAACGGACGAGAGTCATGCTCGTATGCGATTCCGACTCGAAAGAGGGGCTCATCCGCCGCTACAGACGGGAGTACGCCGTCGTAGGTGTGCCCCTGTGGACGATATCTGAGAAGCACAACTTCTATTATCCGGACTGTGCGCTCGCGGAATTGTCTGATCGTTCCACAGTCGGTACTGGGGACGACGATACCGCGGAGTGGGCTGCTACCGAAGCCGAGTGATCCTACAGACCCCTCACAATCGGAATCACCGGGATGTACCGCGACGCTCTGTGACCTACTGACCCTCGGTATCTCGCGGCCCGGTTCTGCTGGATCTTTGGTAGTTCAGAGCGCGTATCTCGCACAGAATCATTCTCTAATTCGATCAGAGTAGATCGGTCAAGACAGTACATCAAAATATTAGTTGAGTCGAATACGACAAATTTGTTAGGATGAACCATCAGGAGACGGCAGAATATATCATATCTCTATTCGTTCTGGTTGTCGGTGTAGTAATCCTCACTAACCCATTATTAGGCTACTCACAGTTACTTCCGGACGGCATATTTGAATTGACATTTGGAGGGCTTCTCTTAACTAGCGGCCTGTTGCTATACCAGATCGGAACTAGTACAGAATAAAGCTACGCACGTTCATCTAACGGCTATTTCGTTGCTAGCGAGGCAAAATAAACTACGGCCGATTGCTGCGTACCATCTCTCTATTCAGCAGCGTGTTCCTGGCAGCTCCTGAGCAGATGGCGACTATATGTAGCACAACTATTGTCTTCTTGACGCCCGCAAAAAAACAACCACGAGGCTCAGACGCGGTGTTTCTGAGTCAGAGTCAAGGGAGCAATAGTCAACACACGTCCGAACTAACATGAGTGTATGAATCGCGTTCGACTCCGTTCCCAGCGGAGGCGTCCTCGCCGGCTGTCGACGCTGGCGCGTCCGCAACGAGTATACAGGGAGACGACAGGAGGCCAATGACCGACGAGTGTACTGCGGCGATCCCGGTGGACGCGTTTCCGGATCCCGTTCTCGCCTACGCCGTCGACGGTCGTGACGCACGCATCACGACGACGAACGCGAGCTTCGATCGACAGTTCGGAGATCCCTCACCTGAAGATTTCGTCTCGACGGTATTCGATCGGTTTAGCCACAGTACTACCACCGGGAATCGGGATCCGATAACTCACGTCGTCCGGGACGACCGTGTAGGGATCTATCTTGATGGTTCCGGGAATCGGGGGACGTTTTTCGTACGAGTGATTCCCTCCGAGGAAGGCACCGGGTATCTCGTATTCTCAGACCTAGAGGACTGTCCAACTACCGAGGAACTGCCCGCCGTCGATCAGGTTAGTAGCGTGCTTAGCCATGACCTGCGTAATCCGCTCGACGTCGCCGAGGCACATCTCACAGCAGCGCGAGAGACGGGAGATCAGGACCACTTCGAATCGGTCGCCGACGCACACGATCGGATGGAACGAATCATTCGTGATGTCCTTACCCTCACACGCGGGGACGCCGTCGTGGACCCGTCGGATCAAGTCTCGATCGAAACCGCAGCGACGGACGCGTGGCAATCAGTCGACACTGATGGGGCGATACTCGATCTCATTGGATCGCTCCCGACTGTCACTGCCGACGCTGATCGCGTTCGAAGGCTGTTCGAGAATTTATTCCGGAACGCCGTCGAACACGGTGCAACGGGTAACCGGGCGGACCCCGGTGACAGTGTGGAAGATAACGCTACTGATGGCCTGAGTCAGGCCGACGACAACATCGAACACAGCTCCACGGACAACCGGATGCGATCCGGAGATTCGGTCGATTTCGACTCGGACGCTCCCGCCCCGAACACTCACGGGGACCGGGGAGAACGAAGTCCGGGAACCCGTGAACAGTCGCTCGACCGAAGCGAAGGGACGACCTCCGAAGGCAGCCTGACGGTCACCGTCGGCGCGTTGTCGGACGGGTTCTACGTCGCCGATGATGGCACGGGTATCCCCGCCGACGAACGGGAGACGGTTTTCGAGCCGGGCCACTCGAGCATGAACGGCGGAACTGGACTTGGCCTCGCAATTGTCGAGCAAATCATCACCGCACACGACTGGAACGTAACGCTCACTACAGCTGACTGTGGAGGGGCACGGTTCGAGATCAGATTCTAACGCCGGTGCCGAACTATCCCTTATGACTGATAGAGAACGAACTGACCAGAGCGGTACTCCAAGCTATGGATGATCAACTGCAACGAGCGCCGATCGGCGTTCTCGAGGTGTCAACCGATGGAATTGTACTAGGTTGCAACGAAATCGGTCGGACGCTGATCGACGCTACGGACCCAACTGGCGCACCCATTGCCGACGTGTTCCCTCGGTCCGTCGACGACACCCTCCTGACCGCATTCGACGGCGAATCCGTCACCGAGACGGACTTCGAGGAGTACTATCCTGCCCTCGACAGGTGGCTTGCCGTCTCCGTCGTTGCGCTTGTTGAAGTCGGGACCGTCTACGTTCGAGACGTGACCGAGCGGCGACGCGAGAAACAGTCGCTTCAACAACTCCGACAAGAGCGCAAACGGACGGAGCTCATCGACAATGTGCGTTCGGACATCCTCGCGGCGCTCGTTGATGCCTCCTCCCGTGAAGAAATCGCCGACACGATCTGTCGGGGGCTCGGCGAGACCGACCTGTACGAATTCGCGTGGGTTGGAGAACGCGGTGTGGGACGCGACGGCCTCGTTTCCCGTGCCGTCGCGGGTGAGACTGGCGAAATATTCGAAGCCGTTCGCGACGCAGTCGACGACGAGACGGTGACGACCCCGGAGGAGCGTGCAGTCGAGAGCGGTCGAGTGCAGGCTACACACCCACTCACTGACAGTTCAGGGGTCCCTGAATCGGTCCGGACGGCCGGGTTTGCTGATGGCGTCCAGTCGGCACTGGCCATTCCGGTCGTATACGGGTCGAACGTCCACGGTGTCGTCGGCGTCTACGCCAGTGGCACCGAAGCGTTCTCCGAGCGGGAACGGGCCAGCTTCGAGACGCTGGGTGAGATAGCCGGGTTCGCGATCACTGCGGTTCGAAATCAGAACCTGCTGCTTTCTGACACCGTCACCGAAATCACCTTCGAGCTCGGGGAAAGCTCGGTGCTGACGCGATTGAGTCAGTCGCTCGACTCAACGCTGAAACTGGAAGGGCTGGTTCCACAGGCTGACGATGCGTTGCTCTGTTTCGTCTCCGTCGAAGGCGACGGAATCGACCGTCTCGATCAAGAGACCGCGGGGATGAGAGAAATCAGCGGGACACGAGTTATTAGCGAATCCGACTCCGGTGGTCGGGTCGAATTAACCACCTGTGGCTCGACGCCGCTACTCGCCATCTCCTCGCTCGGTGGAACTGTCCGGCGTGCCAGCTTCGACGGTGAGACGGGACGCCTCGTCGTGGACCTTCCGCCAGACAGTGATGTCCGCCGGATCGTGGATACCGTCAGCCGGGAGCACGACGCGGAGTTCGTCTCGAAGGCGGAACGAAAGCGATCCGTGACGACTGCCCGCGAATTCCGCGACGAATTGGACGACCGGCTGACACAGCGACAGCGGACGGTCCTCCAAACCGCATACTTCGCCGACTACTTCGAGTCACCGCGGGGGAGCACGGCCGAGGAAGTCGCCACCTCGCTGGACATCACGGGGTCGACGTTGCTTCATCACCTCCGCGCCGGCCAGCGGAAGCTTCTGGATGTCTATCTCGATGGACGGAGGAAAGCATCTGAAAGAGAGTGATGGAATCGACGCGCTCCTCACAACTCCTCACGATTGATCTCCTCGAACCGGTCGAGGATGTCGTCATCAGTCAACAGTCGTCTGGCTCGGGCTTCGAGTTGCTCGGCCTGCTCAGCCACCGCTACAAATCGTTCGTGCTCGCGATGCTTCTTTGCGTCCAGTTCGGCTTCGAGCACCGCTCGCTTGGCTTCCACGCTAAAGTACTCCCCAAGCGTTTCGTACGCGAGGATCCGTCGCTGCTGATCGATGACCGCGCGGACATCTTCGCGGTCCACCGGTTTACAGAGATAGTCGTCGAACGGCATATCGAGCACTTCGATCCCAGGATCGACCGCCGTTACCATCACCAACCGTCCGTAGTATCCCCGTTCGACCAGTTCTGATAGCACGTCATCACCCGACATGCCCGGCATATGCCGATCCAGAAGGACGATATCGACAGTCGTATCCGCGACTGTCGAAAGCGCGGCTTCGCCACTGTAGACGGTCTCGACGTCGCAGTAACCTCGCAGTCGGAGTGCGTACGCGTCTGCAACCTCCCGTTCGTCGTCGACGACGAGGGTGCGCACGTCCGCCGCGCTATCGTTTTCGGACATCTCTTTCGATCGCTTACGTGATGTCGAGGCTGCAGCCACATAACTGGTAATCTTCTCCGAGCAACGCCATCTGCATTCCTATAGTCCCGACCGTCACGCGGTCTGCATACTGAGCCCCGATACCCAGTACGAACGGCGTTCTTCTGAGAGTATGTCCGTCAACACGACCCCAAGATCGCAGCGGCAACCGGACTGGACGGAAGAGATCGACCTCTCGGCATCCGAGTTGTTCGACCTCTTCGGCGACGAATACACTCGACGCGTGTACGAGACGATCACGGAGCAGCCACGAAGCGGCCGTGCAGTGGCCGAGGCAGCGGATGTCTCGCGGGCGACGGCATATCGTCGCCTCAACGACCTTCGTGATGCGGGCCTCGTTCGCACTGAGATGATGATCTGTGACGACGGCCATCACAAGGAACGGTTCGAGCCTGTGCCGACCTCAATCTCTATCTCCCTCGACGACGGAATCGGGGCCATGGTCGACGTCGCGGACTGATTCTGCCGTCCACCGATCGAGTCGAAACGTTATGAGCGGCCGCCGACCACAGAACCGTGCGATCGGTGACTCGTTGTAGGGGACCCAGTCGAAAACTGCCCTCAGTCAAGACAATGATATCTGCATAGCTAGACTGCTGCTACTGGCCGGATCCGCATTGATAGCCTCCGATTACAGGGGGAAGCAGTACCAGTACACTGGTAGAGACGATGACGAGTGCCTTTCCACGTCAGAGCCACGTCGAACACAGCCCCCGTGAGCGAGCCGACCTCACCGTCTCCGGCGACTCACGGGTCGAAGCCCTCGACGCGCTGTCGTCGGGGACCGCACAGTCGATTCTGGGGGCGCTGGATGGTGATCCGAAGACGACCTCCGAGATCGCAAAGAGAGTCGATACGTCGATACAGAACGTCCATCATCACTTGCGACGCCTCGAAGAGAACGGCCTCGTCGAACCGATCGACACGTGGTACTCGGTGAAGGGTAGAGAAATGACCGTCTATGCCCTCACAGCCGAGAAACTCGTCGTCCAGTTCGGAGCGGCCGAGCAGTCGCAGTGACGAACGACGGGGCCCTATTCCCGGATGTTACAATCGTCGCACCACCGTTCACCGATGGACGCTATCGATCGAACCACCGAGTGACGAGAAGCCGACTCGCGACGGGTTTGGGCTACCGGTGCTATCTCACTCGGTCTCCGTCTCAGTTTGGTCGGTGAGATCGTCGAGCGTGATATTGACCGTCGTGCCGTCGTCGGTTTCGAACGATAGGTCACCGCCGAGTGCATCGACGCCCCACCTGAGTTGCCAGAGTCCGAGTCCGCGTCCATGTTGGAGGGAGGTTTCGGTTCCGGCCGCCAGCGATTCGAGCTCGGCCGCTGGAATACCGGGGCCGTCGTCGCTGATAGCGATTCTGTACCCTTCTTTATCGGCCGTCGGCGCTATCGAGACGGTTACACTCGACTCCGCGTATTTGACTGCGTTTTCCAGCGGGCTGGTCAGTGTCGTCTGCAGTATCTCGGCGTCGGTCCGGAGCGTGGCCGTCGACGGGAACTCCGTGTTGACCGTGACGTCGTCAGATGTGATCTGCGAGAGCAGACTAGGAACCACCGATGTGAGATCAACCACCGTTGGGTCGGGGTCACGGGCCATCAGACGGTCAATCCGTCTGGCACGCGTGCCGATCGACGCCAGCCGGTCCGTTGCTGCCAAGACGGCCTCAGCATCGTCGCTATCCGTTTGGTCGGCCAACTGCTCAGTGTGGCTTCTGATCACGTCGAGCCGGTTCCTGAGGTTGTGTCTGAGCAGCCGGTTGAACACCTCGAGCCGTTGTTCGCGTTGTTTTCGTTCCTCGATGAACCGCTCTAGATCGTCGCGCATATCGGCCATCGCCTCCCCGACTGGCCCCGGAATCTCTTCGTCCAGCGCCGCGTCGTCGAACTCCCGGCGGGCGATCTTTTCGGCCTGCTGGGTGATCGTTTCGATATACGCCTTCGTTCTGTGGAGGCTGGCTCTAAGCTGTCCGACCTCGTCGATCCGGTTTCCGTCCGGAATCTCGGCCGTCAGATCACCTTCGGCGACTGCTTCCGCCTGACGCGATAGCCGTCTGATCGAACGGATCGGGCCGAAGTGGATCATGCCGCTAATCAATACGAATCCGACGACCGTGAGCCCGATCAGTACCGTCAAGTCGGTCTGGACCTGGTTGGTCACAGCCAGCGCCGTCGACCTGGGTACTTCCTTGACGACGACCCAGTTGACACCGTCGCTCGGGACGCTGTGGTAGCCTCTCACTTCCGTGTCGCCAAGTTCAGCACCGCTGATCGGCGCGAACTGATTTGGTCGCTCTTCGATCCGAGATTCGACCTCGGTGACGGTCGATTCACCCTTGTACGGACGGAACTCGTTTGGCCTGTTCTTCTCGAACATGACGTACCCACTCACGCCGCCGAGGACGACGGTGCTCGTGTCGTTGGTCGCGTCGGCCGCCGCCGCCACTCGAGTGCTGGGATGGTACTCACCGATCAACACGTGGTCGCCATCTGGCGTCGGTGAGGCGATCGCGACCGACATATTGCCGGCGTCCAAATACACCCACGAGACGAGCGTCTCCGTCGTGTTGTCGAACTGGAACGCGACTTCCTCGCCGGTGGCAGTCTGTCCCCAGTCGATCTCGGTCGCCGATAGTGGCTCGCCGGCTAGGCCGTCACTACTCGCAACGATCCGCTCCGTTGTGCCGTTCGACGGCTGTTCCGTCGGCCGCTCGACGACGTGAAGACTGACGAGTTCGTCCGACGTCCGGTCGAGTTCGCCGGCGAGGGTGCGCTCGATTCGTGTTCGGTTCGAACGATCGATCCCCCGATGCGAGGACAGCAGCCGAATCGACTCCTGTTCACCCTCGAACCATCTGGCGAGACTCTCCGCCTCGAGTTCCGCGTTGGCTTCGACCGAGGCCAACTGTTCGTTCGTGACTCGATCGGACACCTGACTGGCGATTGCCATCCCGCCAGCGACGATAACGGCAGTAATGAGCAACGAGACAGCAAAGAGCTTTACTGCGTATCGTGAGCGGATTTTCTCCGGCAGAAGTCCCTCACTGTCCATTCAGGCTCATTTTTGTGAGGGCACTAATAAGAACCAGGCCCGATCACTGATTTGCGCTCCCGGGACACTGGTAGCGTCCACGGCTTCGTCCGGGCCGACATCGACACCCTGAGCGAGTTATCCAAAGCGTCACCAAGTTCGATCCATCCGGGCGTTCACCACGCCGTTGGACGGGTGCCTCCTGTGATGGCGTCGCATCTGTTCGACACACTTCGAAGCGATACGAACCGCTTCAGGGCGTAGTTTCCGATAGTGAAACACGGGGACTCCATCTATTAATTTCGGGGTCCATCGTCTCCATGTCCGCCCAGTCCCCCAGCGGGTGATCTATGTCCCCAACCGCCCAACACGTTCGTCGCTAATCGTGCTCCACGCCGTGCATCGGCCGTCCGATTTCGAGATCGGATCGAGCAGCCACTGTTGTATTCAGCCGATATAACATCCAAATCGCTGTCCGAGATATGGAACGATGATCTCTGGTACCACACTAACTACCTTGGTACTCAGGACCCTGGCTTCCGCCCTATTGTATTGGACGACGTGGAGGGCTTACCGGTCCAGAGACCAGCCCAGTGCGGAACCGTTTCTCGTACTCTCGATCACGCTGACGGTCTGGGCAGTCTCCTCGCTTGGGGCCACGGTCGTCAGCGTGGCAACCGTGCGCGTCCTCGAGTCGCTTTTCGATCTAGTGCAATTCGGTGCCCTGCTGTTTCTCCCCGTCGCTTGGATCGCCTATGCACTCAGCTATGCCGGCCGCGGAATCATGGCGACACGGAAGCGGATCGTGCTGCTATTTGGCATCGTGTTACCGATGGTAGTCGGGGGCATCGCTCTCGCTAGTGGTGCTTCCAAAACGGTTGTCGGATCGGTGATCGGGCTTGCGATCGGATGGGCGGTCCTATACGGTTTCTTACTGTTCCTGTATGCCCTGTATGCGACGTATCTACTGATCGATCTCAGCTGGGGTCATCCCCGGGTGTCGGGCACACAGATAACCGTGCTGACGGCCAGCGTTGCGGCTCCGAGCCTGCTCTCCGTTGCGGAGGCTAATACCTCACTGGTCGGTGGCACGACGCTCGGTCTGCTCGTGTCGGCCAGTTTTCTGACCGCTGCAATACGACGGTACCCGGTACTGACCGGGTTCCCGAAAGCCGACTACGTCGCACGGACACGCGTCGTCGAAACCCTGCAGGAGGCGCTCGTGGTCCTCGACTGGGACGATCACGTCCTGGATATCAATGAGACGACGGCGGAGTTGTTCGACGGGTCCACGGAGGGGATGATCGGCGAACCGGTTCGGTCTGTCATTAACGGACTCGAAGGGACCGAACTCCCCACAGGGGCGACGGGAACAGTCGCACTTCAGACGTCGGAAGGCCGCCGGCGGTTCCAATTCAGCGTCTCCGCGGTCGAGGAAGCCACGACCAACGACAAAGGTAATGCCGTCGCCAGAACCCTACTCTTCCGGGACATCACCGACCGAGAGACCAGAGAGCAGCGACTCACGGTTCTCAATCGTATCCTCCGCCACAACGTGCGCAACGACTTGGACGTCGTGCTCGCGTACGCCGACGCCGTCGACGACGAGGAGCTACAGACCGGCATTCGAGAGCGCGCGACCGACCTTCTCGAACTGAGTAACAAGGTCAGAGAGGCGGAGGCAGTCATGACCGAGAGTACCGATTCACCGGAATCGGTCGATCTGACTGACGTAGCCAGCACTGTCGTCGATCAGTTCCGATCCAAGAACGAGTCGGCCGACATCTCGCTCGTCTGTCCCGACGCAGTGACTATCTCCTCCCATCGAGCCGTCCTTCGCCAGGTGCTTTTCGAACTGGTCGAAAATGCACTCGAACACACGACTGCGGACGCGCCTAGCGTCGAACTCAGCGTTCGGGAGGTGTCGGACGGAGCGGTCGAACTCTCCGTCGCGGATGACGGACCGGGGATTCCCGAGCGGGAACGAGAGATACTCGCTGCCGGAACCGAGACACAACTCGAACACGGCCAGGGTATCGGACTCTGGTTCGTCAACTGGGCAGTCACTCAGTTAGGAGGAGAGATCCAGTTTCGTGAGAACGACCCAGAAGGCAGTCTCGTCACGGTCCGGCTCTACGATTCGGTACAGTAACTGGCCGACCCGCAACCGCAAAAACGAATACGCCCCATAGAGCGGGAGCCAGTGTATTCCGACCGTCCGCGGACGGGGACCGTTCGTACTGCACCGAACGCCACTCTTCGACCGAGCAACACCGTGACGGGATTTTTATATAGAGCGATAGATAACCCAACGTGGTTCGGATTGGTCCCCTCCAGTTGACCGAGACGTGGACGTACGCACTCGTCGGTGGGCTACTTGCACTCCCGTTCACCGCGCTCGAAGTGTGGCGCTCCCCGGAGAACATAACGCTCGGAGCGGTCCTCGTCGGGAGCGTATTCGCCGGGTATCTGATCAAGCGACACGGCGGGAACAGCACCGCGACCGGAATACGGGCCGCGCTTATCGGTGGAATCCCGGCTCTCTGGGCGCTGAACGAACTGCTTTGGGCGATCTCGAACATCCCGAACCCGCCGTGGTTCCAAGCGGTCAGCGTCGGGATGGCACTCGCGTTCGGCGGCCTCATGTTGGTAACAGTGGCCGTCTCCGGAGCGCTCGCCGGTCGCTTCGGCGGCTGGCTGGCCGAACGGAGGGGTCGCGACGGCGTCGCCGACGCACGGAGTCGTACGTAGCGAGGAATCTCGAATGAAAGAAGCTAGAACGCACTCTACACCACTAGTGTTCCTGACACACGACGTATCTCTGTGTGACTACTATCCCTTCCTCGATTAAGACGATGTCGAGCTCGTGGTGGTACGGTGTCGCCCTATTCCC
This window encodes:
- a CDS encoding sensor histidine kinase → MTDECTAAIPVDAFPDPVLAYAVDGRDARITTTNASFDRQFGDPSPEDFVSTVFDRFSHSTTTGNRDPITHVVRDDRVGIYLDGSGNRGTFFVRVIPSEEGTGYLVFSDLEDCPTTEELPAVDQVSSVLSHDLRNPLDVAEAHLTAARETGDQDHFESVADAHDRMERIIRDVLTLTRGDAVVDPSDQVSIETAATDAWQSVDTDGAILDLIGSLPTVTADADRVRRLFENLFRNAVEHGATGNRADPGDSVEDNATDGLSQADDNIEHSSTDNRMRSGDSVDFDSDAPAPNTHGDRGERSPGTREQSLDRSEGTTSEGSLTVTVGALSDGFYVADDGTGIPADERETVFEPGHSSMNGGTGLGLAIVEQIITAHDWNVTLTTADCGGARFEIRF
- a CDS encoding bacterio-opsin activator domain-containing protein: MDDQLQRAPIGVLEVSTDGIVLGCNEIGRTLIDATDPTGAPIADVFPRSVDDTLLTAFDGESVTETDFEEYYPALDRWLAVSVVALVEVGTVYVRDVTERRREKQSLQQLRQERKRTELIDNVRSDILAALVDASSREEIADTICRGLGETDLYEFAWVGERGVGRDGLVSRAVAGETGEIFEAVRDAVDDETVTTPEERAVESGRVQATHPLTDSSGVPESVRTAGFADGVQSALAIPVVYGSNVHGVVGVYASGTEAFSERERASFETLGEIAGFAITAVRNQNLLLSDTVTEITFELGESSVLTRLSQSLDSTLKLEGLVPQADDALLCFVSVEGDGIDRLDQETAGMREISGTRVISESDSGGRVELTTCGSTPLLAISSLGGTVRRASFDGETGRLVVDLPPDSDVRRIVDTVSREHDAEFVSKAERKRSVTTAREFRDELDDRLTQRQRTVLQTAYFADYFESPRGSTAEEVATSLDITGSTLLHHLRAGQRKLLDVYLDGRRKASERE
- a CDS encoding response regulator transcription factor, which translates into the protein MSENDSAADVRTLVVDDEREVADAYALRLRGYCDVETVYSGEAALSTVADTTVDIVLLDRHMPGMSGDDVLSELVERGYYGRLVMVTAVDPGIEVLDMPFDDYLCKPVDREDVRAVIDQQRRILAYETLGEYFSVEAKRAVLEAELDAKKHREHERFVAVAEQAEQLEARARRLLTDDDILDRFEEINREEL
- a CDS encoding winged helix-turn-helix domain-containing protein — its product is MSVNTTPRSQRQPDWTEEIDLSASELFDLFGDEYTRRVYETITEQPRSGRAVAEAADVSRATAYRRLNDLRDAGLVRTEMMICDDGHHKERFEPVPTSISISLDDGIGAMVDVAD
- a CDS encoding ArsR/SmtB family transcription factor gives rise to the protein MTSAFPRQSHVEHSPRERADLTVSGDSRVEALDALSSGTAQSILGALDGDPKTTSEIAKRVDTSIQNVHHHLRRLEENGLVEPIDTWYSVKGREMTVYALTAEKLVVQFGAAEQSQ
- a CDS encoding sensor histidine kinase; translation: MDSEGLLPEKIRSRYAVKLFAVSLLITAVIVAGGMAIASQVSDRVTNEQLASVEANAELEAESLARWFEGEQESIRLLSSHRGIDRSNRTRIERTLAGELDRTSDELVSLHVVERPTEQPSNGTTERIVASSDGLAGEPLSATEIDWGQTATGEEVAFQFDNTTETLVSWVYLDAGNMSVAIASPTPDGDHVLIGEYHPSTRVAAAADATNDTSTVVLGGVSGYVMFEKNRPNEFRPYKGESTVTEVESRIEERPNQFAPISGAELGDTEVRGYHSVPSDGVNWVVVKEVPRSTALAVTNQVQTDLTVLIGLTVVGFVLISGMIHFGPIRSIRRLSRQAEAVAEGDLTAEIPDGNRIDEVGQLRASLHRTKAYIETITQQAEKIARREFDDAALDEEIPGPVGEAMADMRDDLERFIEERKQREQRLEVFNRLLRHNLRNRLDVIRSHTEQLADQTDSDDAEAVLAATDRLASIGTRARRIDRLMARDPDPTVVDLTSVVPSLLSQITSDDVTVNTEFPSTATLRTDAEILQTTLTSPLENAVKYAESSVTVSIAPTADKEGYRIAISDDGPGIPAAELESLAAGTETSLQHGRGLGLWQLRWGVDALGGDLSFETDDGTTVNITLDDLTDQTETETE
- a CDS encoding ATP-binding protein, with the protein product MISGTTLTTLVLRTLASALLYWTTWRAYRSRDQPSAEPFLVLSITLTVWAVSSLGATVVSVATVRVLESLFDLVQFGALLFLPVAWIAYALSYAGRGIMATRKRIVLLFGIVLPMVVGGIALASGASKTVVGSVIGLAIGWAVLYGFLLFLYALYATYLLIDLSWGHPRVSGTQITVLTASVAAPSLLSVAEANTSLVGGTTLGLLVSASFLTAAIRRYPVLTGFPKADYVARTRVVETLQEALVVLDWDDHVLDINETTAELFDGSTEGMIGEPVRSVINGLEGTELPTGATGTVALQTSEGRRRFQFSVSAVEEATTNDKGNAVARTLLFRDITDRETREQRLTVLNRILRHNVRNDLDVVLAYADAVDDEELQTGIRERATDLLELSNKVREAEAVMTESTDSPESVDLTDVASTVVDQFRSKNESADISLVCPDAVTISSHRAVLRQVLFELVENALEHTTADAPSVELSVREVSDGAVELSVADDGPGIPEREREILAAGTETQLEHGQGIGLWFVNWAVTQLGGEIQFRENDPEGSLVTVRLYDSVQ
- a CDS encoding DUF5518 domain-containing protein, whose amino-acid sequence is MVRIGPLQLTETWTYALVGGLLALPFTALEVWRSPENITLGAVLVGSVFAGYLIKRHGGNSTATGIRAALIGGIPALWALNELLWAISNIPNPPWFQAVSVGMALAFGGLMLVTVAVSGALAGRFGGWLAERRGRDGVADARSRT